In Rouxiella sp. WC2420, the following proteins share a genomic window:
- the asd gene encoding aspartate-semialdehyde dehydrogenase, with protein MKNVGFVGWRGMVGSVLMQRMTEERDFDAIRPVFFSTSQHGQASPVFGGHQGTLQDAFDIDALSALDIIITCQGGDYTNEIYPKLRESGWQGYWIDAASSLRMKDDAIIILDPVNSSVIHEGIDKGIKTFVGGNCTVSLMLMSLGGLFANDLVEWASVATYQAASGGGARHMRELLTQMGMLHNSVAHELQNPASAILDIERKVTELTRSGTLPTDNFGVPLAGGLIPWIDKQLENGQTKEEWKGQAETNKILRTSSVIPVDGLCVRIGALRCHSQAFTLKLKKDVSIPEIEQILATHNDWVRVIPNDRELSMRELTPAAVTGTLNTPVGRLRKLNMGPEYLSAFTVGDQLLWGAAEPLRRMLRILL; from the coding sequence ATGAAAAATGTAGGTTTCGTCGGCTGGCGCGGTATGGTCGGTTCTGTGCTCATGCAACGCATGACAGAAGAGCGCGATTTTGACGCCATTCGTCCGGTATTCTTCTCCACTTCGCAGCACGGCCAGGCTTCGCCAGTATTTGGCGGCCATCAGGGCACGCTGCAAGACGCCTTTGATATCGACGCGCTGAGTGCGCTGGATATTATCATTACCTGTCAGGGCGGGGATTATACCAATGAAATCTATCCAAAGCTGCGTGAAAGCGGCTGGCAGGGTTATTGGATCGACGCCGCTTCTTCTTTAAGAATGAAAGACGACGCGATCATTATTCTGGATCCGGTTAATAGCTCAGTGATCCATGAAGGTATTGATAAAGGCATCAAAACTTTTGTTGGCGGTAACTGTACCGTCAGTCTGATGCTGATGTCGCTGGGTGGCCTGTTTGCCAACGACCTGGTTGAGTGGGCATCGGTTGCTACCTATCAGGCGGCGTCCGGTGGCGGTGCGCGTCACATGCGCGAGCTGCTGACCCAAATGGGCATGCTGCATAACTCTGTCGCTCACGAGCTGCAAAATCCTGCTTCCGCTATTCTTGATATCGAGCGCAAGGTTACCGAACTGACTCGCAGCGGCACTCTGCCGACTGACAACTTCGGCGTGCCTTTGGCCGGTGGTCTTATCCCGTGGATCGATAAACAGCTGGAAAATGGCCAAACCAAAGAAGAGTGGAAAGGTCAGGCCGAGACCAATAAAATCCTGCGAACTTCCAGCGTGATCCCGGTTGACGGCCTGTGCGTGCGCATCGGCGCGCTGCGCTGCCACAGCCAGGCGTTTACTCTGAAACTGAAAAAAGACGTGTCTATCCCTGAAATCGAACAGATTTTGGCGACGCACAACGACTGGGTCCGCGTTATTCCTAACGATCGTGAACTGTCGATGCGTGAGCTGACCCCGGCTGCCGTCACCGGTACGTTGAACACCCCGGTTGGCCGTCTGCGTAAGCTGAACATGGGTCCTGAATATCTGTCCGCTTTCACCGTGGGCGATCAGCTGTTGTGGGGCGCTGCAGAACCACTGCGCCGCATGCTGCGTATTCTGCTGTAA
- a CDS encoding YhgN family NAAT transporter, whose product MTEMISATVLLFLIMDPLGNLPIFMSVLKHLDPKRRRVVLIREMLIALLLMLIFLFAGEKILSFLNLRTETVSISGGIILFLIAIKMIFPSHDNNSSGLPAGEEPFLVPLAIPLVAGPSILASLMLLSHQYPNQIGHLTLALLIAWGLSMCILLLSNVFLRLLGDRGVDALERLMGLVLVMLSTQMFLDGVRAYLKI is encoded by the coding sequence ATGACTGAAATGATCTCGGCAACAGTTTTATTATTTTTGATTATGGATCCGCTGGGCAACCTGCCGATCTTTATGTCAGTGCTAAAGCATCTGGATCCTAAACGCCGTCGCGTAGTGTTGATCCGCGAGATGCTGATCGCCCTGCTGCTGATGCTGATCTTTCTGTTTGCCGGTGAGAAGATCTTGTCATTCCTGAATTTGCGGACTGAAACGGTGTCAATTTCCGGCGGGATCATCCTGTTTCTGATTGCCATCAAGATGATTTTTCCTTCGCATGACAATAACAGCAGCGGCTTACCGGCGGGTGAAGAGCCGTTTTTAGTACCGCTGGCTATCCCGCTGGTCGCTGGCCCATCGATACTGGCTTCGTTGATGCTGCTGTCGCATCAGTATCCAAATCAAATCGGCCACCTGACGCTGGCGCTGTTAATTGCCTGGGGTCTGTCGATGTGTATTTTACTGCTGTCGAACGTGTTTCTGCGGCTGTTGGGCGATCGCGGCGTCGATGCGCTGGAGCGTTTGATGGGATTAGTGCTGGTGATGCTCTCAACCCAGATGTTCCTTGATGGCGTGCGAGCATATTTGAAGATTTAG
- a CDS encoding XRE family transcriptional regulator, with product MATLKELMAQRTPESQERIKAMANEMRLETRLYELREQLNLSQKEVAEAMGIKQPSVVAIEQRGSEMKIDTLRRYVEALGGKLSIDVELPGGKHFGFTV from the coding sequence GGCGACATTAAAAGAACTTATGGCCCAGCGTACACCTGAAAGTCAGGAACGTATCAAAGCTATGGCGAATGAAATGCGTCTTGAAACTCGGCTCTATGAACTGCGTGAACAGCTGAATTTGTCTCAGAAAGAAGTCGCTGAGGCAATGGGCATCAAGCAGCCCTCTGTGGTGGCTATTGAACAGCGCGGAAGTGAGATGAAAATTGACACTTTGAGGCGTTATGTCGAGGCATTGGGCGGAAAACTTAGCATTGACGTTGAGCTGCCGGGTGGAAAACATTTTGGTTTTACGGTTTAA
- the glgB gene encoding 1,4-alpha-glucan branching enzyme: MPVLPDQHVVNQIFSGRYADPFSLLGMHEVAAGLEVRALLPDADQVWVIDPQKQSRVAELRRYDERGFFVGLMPRRKKFFRYQLEVRWGDDTYIIDDAYRFGTLLQDMDIWLLAEGTHMRPYEKLGAHPMTLDGVEGVSFAVWAPNATRISVVGEFNFWDGRRHPMRLRRENGIWELFIPAAREGQLYKFEIIDCYGHMSLRADPYAFEAQMRPETASLIRKIPDVVEFSPQRKKANAFDQPVSVYEVHLGSWRRHTDDNFWLSYGELAEQLVQYVKWMGFTHIELMPINEHPFDGSWGYQPLGMYAPTRRYGSPVEFKAFVDAAHAAGLNVILDWVPGHFPSDAYGLAKFDGTALYEYADPREGYHQDWNTLIYNYGRHEVRNYLAGNGFYWIERYGIDGLRVDAVASMIYRDYSRKAGEWIPNYFGGRENLEAISFLRYTNQTIGRELGGAVTLAEESTDYPGVTMPPDANGLGFHYKWNMGWMNDTLRYMQLDPVHRKYHHNLLTFGVLYAYSENFMLPLSHDEVVHGKGSLIDKMPGDAWQKFANLRAYYGFMWAHPGKKLLFMGCEFAQGREWNFNQSLDWHLLDDQNGWHAGVQHLVRDLNHTYREQSALYELDFNPRGFEWLVVDDHENSIFAFARRDDQGNEIIVISNFTPVPRYNYRIGVGRPGRYREVLNTDAHYYHGSNVGNVGEVYTDPYPSHQRDHSVSLVIPPLATIYLRREDC; encoded by the coding sequence ATGCCAGTACTTCCCGATCAGCACGTCGTTAACCAAATTTTTTCCGGCCGCTATGCCGATCCCTTTTCACTGCTGGGGATGCACGAAGTGGCCGCAGGTTTGGAAGTGCGTGCTCTTTTACCGGATGCCGACCAGGTTTGGGTCATCGACCCGCAGAAACAGAGTCGGGTTGCGGAGCTGCGACGCTATGACGAACGCGGCTTTTTTGTCGGCCTGATGCCGCGCCGCAAAAAATTTTTCCGCTACCAGCTTGAGGTCCGCTGGGGCGATGACACCTATATCATTGATGATGCCTACCGCTTTGGCACGCTATTGCAGGATATGGATATCTGGCTGTTGGCGGAAGGCACGCACATGCGTCCCTATGAAAAGCTGGGCGCGCACCCTATGACGCTGGATGGTGTCGAGGGCGTGAGTTTTGCCGTCTGGGCACCCAACGCCACGCGTATCTCCGTGGTTGGCGAGTTTAACTTCTGGGATGGTCGCCGTCATCCTATGCGTTTGCGCCGCGAAAATGGTATTTGGGAACTGTTTATCCCCGCCGCGCGCGAAGGCCAGCTCTACAAGTTTGAAATTATCGACTGCTACGGGCACATGAGTCTGCGGGCTGACCCTTACGCCTTTGAGGCGCAGATGCGTCCGGAAACCGCCTCGCTGATACGAAAAATCCCCGACGTGGTCGAGTTCTCCCCACAGCGTAAAAAAGCCAACGCCTTTGACCAGCCGGTCTCGGTTTATGAGGTTCATCTCGGGTCCTGGCGTCGCCATACCGACGATAATTTCTGGCTAAGCTACGGCGAACTGGCCGAGCAGCTGGTGCAGTATGTTAAATGGATGGGCTTCACGCACATCGAGCTGATGCCGATCAACGAGCATCCTTTTGATGGCAGCTGGGGCTACCAACCGCTGGGCATGTATGCCCCAACGCGGCGCTATGGTTCTCCCGTCGAGTTCAAGGCGTTTGTCGATGCGGCTCACGCGGCCGGGCTAAACGTGATCCTCGACTGGGTGCCGGGTCACTTTCCGAGTGATGCCTACGGGCTGGCGAAGTTTGACGGTACCGCGCTGTATGAATACGCCGATCCCCGCGAAGGATATCACCAGGACTGGAACACGCTAATTTACAACTATGGCCGTCATGAGGTTCGCAACTATCTGGCGGGTAATGGTTTTTACTGGATTGAGCGCTATGGTATCGATGGCCTGCGGGTGGATGCAGTGGCGTCGATGATTTATCGCGATTACAGCCGCAAAGCCGGGGAATGGATCCCCAATTACTTTGGCGGTCGCGAAAACCTCGAGGCGATCTCCTTCCTGCGCTATACCAATCAGACCATTGGCCGTGAGTTGGGCGGCGCGGTTACGCTGGCCGAAGAATCTACCGATTATCCTGGCGTCACCATGCCGCCGGACGCCAACGGTCTTGGCTTCCATTACAAGTGGAACATGGGGTGGATGAACGACACGCTGCGCTATATGCAGCTCGATCCGGTTCACCGCAAATATCACCATAATCTCCTCACCTTCGGCGTACTTTATGCTTACAGCGAGAACTTTATGCTGCCGCTGTCTCACGATGAGGTGGTGCATGGCAAAGGTTCGCTGATCGATAAAATGCCCGGCGACGCCTGGCAGAAATTTGCCAACCTGCGCGCATATTACGGTTTTATGTGGGCGCATCCGGGTAAGAAACTTTTATTTATGGGCTGTGAATTCGCACAGGGCCGAGAATGGAACTTTAACCAAAGTCTCGACTGGCATCTGCTCGATGACCAAAACGGCTGGCACGCCGGTGTGCAACATCTGGTGCGCGATCTCAACCACACCTATCGCGAGCAGTCTGCGCTGTATGAGCTGGACTTCAACCCGCGCGGCTTTGAATGGCTGGTGGTCGATGACCATGAAAATTCGATATTTGCCTTTGCCCGCCGCGATGATCAGGGCAACGAGATCATTGTTATCAGCAACTTCACGCCGGTTCCGCGCTATAACTATCGGATTGGCGTCGGCCGCCCGGGGCGTTATCGCGAAGTGCTGAACACCGATGCCCATTACTATCACGGCAGCAACGTCGGTAACGTCGGCGAGGT